One Actinoplanes missouriensis 431 DNA segment encodes these proteins:
- a CDS encoding carbohydrate ABC transporter permease: MRAGRRLLDAVAVLIALITVFPIYWMVLSAVKPAGEIQSLDQKPWTLHPSLDAFRRVLEVNDFGRYLLNSVVVALVVVLASGLVAFLAAVALTRFHFRFRTTILVTFLIAQMVPIEALTIPLFFLVRDLGTAVPGVGLNTLGSLMLVHTAFTLPFAIWMLRGFVQAIPDELDEAAQLDGAGRFTVLWRILFPLVAPGLAATSVFSFIHAWNDFLFARTFIISEADNQTLPMALLVFFKPDENDWGAIMAASTLMTIPVLIFFLVVRRRLVAGLGGAVKD; encoded by the coding sequence ATGAGAGCCGGTCGTCGCCTGCTGGATGCGGTGGCGGTGCTGATCGCGCTGATCACCGTCTTCCCGATCTACTGGATGGTGCTCTCCGCGGTGAAGCCGGCCGGCGAGATCCAGTCGCTGGACCAGAAACCGTGGACCCTGCACCCGTCGCTGGACGCGTTCCGCCGGGTCCTCGAAGTCAACGACTTCGGTCGCTACCTGCTCAACAGCGTGGTCGTCGCGCTGGTCGTGGTGCTGGCGTCCGGGCTCGTCGCGTTCCTCGCCGCGGTCGCGCTGACCCGCTTCCACTTCCGGTTCCGCACCACGATCCTGGTGACGTTCCTGATCGCGCAGATGGTGCCGATCGAGGCGCTGACCATCCCGCTCTTCTTCCTGGTGCGCGACCTCGGAACCGCGGTGCCGGGCGTCGGCCTCAACACGCTCGGCTCGCTGATGCTGGTGCACACCGCCTTCACGCTGCCGTTCGCGATCTGGATGCTGCGCGGCTTCGTCCAGGCGATCCCGGACGAGCTCGACGAGGCGGCGCAGCTGGACGGTGCCGGCCGGTTCACCGTGCTGTGGCGGATCCTGTTCCCGCTCGTCGCTCCGGGACTCGCCGCCACCAGCGTGTTCTCGTTCATCCACGCGTGGAACGACTTCCTGTTCGCGCGGACGTTCATCATCAGCGAGGCCGACAACCAGACGCTGCCGATGGCGCTGCTGGTCTTCTTCAAACCCGACGAGAACGACTGGGGGGCGATCATGGCGGCGTCGACGCTGATGACCATTCCCGTGCTGATCTTCTTCCTGGTGGTGCGCCGGCGCCTGGTGGCCGGCCTGGGCGGGGCGGTGAAGGATTGA
- a CDS encoding beta-N-acetylhexosaminidase gives MIPRPHSVRPEQGHLSISDGGIRVREDAALPREGYVLDTTGDVAELRGGSAAGLHYGRQTLDRLATPGSPLAPGARDSSPAPGARDSSLVPRVRIEDAPRFEWRGVLLDVARHFMPVPDVLKFVDLLAFHRLNVLHLHLTDDQGWRFEVPGWPRLTSVGAWRDESMLGARVHERYDGRPHGGFYTTDDLRRIVAYAAQRHITVVPEVDMPGHMQAAIAAYPELGNGFRGGVRTAWGISTHVLNLEPATLDFCRQVLDHVCDVFDSPVIGIGGDECPADEWPGGRELQVAFTAEMAAHLDRRGRRLYGWDEILAGGAPPGAVVAAWRGEEPAEVAIRAGHQVVCCPDVRLYLDYRQSDDPGEPTPVGTLLTLEDVYRYEPPDSPLVLGAQANLWTEHMESLRRVEYMAFPRLCAFAEVVWGPKERDLADFLARLPEHLSRLDAMGVNYRPLSGPRPADARPDAPGNPRTLADRLAELHEMTADLRGPGDSGP, from the coding sequence TTGATTCCCCGACCCCATTCGGTACGGCCGGAGCAGGGTCACCTGTCGATCAGCGACGGCGGCATCCGGGTCCGAGAGGATGCGGCGCTTCCCCGTGAGGGCTACGTGCTGGACACCACCGGTGACGTCGCCGAGCTGCGCGGCGGCTCGGCGGCCGGCCTCCACTACGGCCGGCAGACGCTGGACCGGCTGGCGACGCCCGGCTCGCCGCTGGCCCCTGGGGCGCGGGACTCGTCGCCGGCCCCCGGGGCGCGGGACTCGTCGCTTGTCCCGCGCGTGCGCATCGAGGACGCGCCGCGCTTCGAGTGGCGCGGGGTGCTGCTCGATGTGGCGCGACACTTCATGCCCGTACCCGATGTGCTGAAGTTCGTCGATCTTCTGGCGTTCCACCGGCTGAACGTCCTGCACCTGCATCTCACCGACGACCAGGGCTGGCGCTTCGAGGTGCCGGGATGGCCGCGGCTCACGTCGGTCGGCGCATGGCGGGACGAGTCGATGCTCGGCGCGCGGGTCCACGAGCGGTACGACGGGCGCCCGCACGGCGGCTTCTACACCACGGACGATCTGCGGCGGATCGTGGCGTACGCGGCCCAGCGGCACATCACCGTGGTGCCCGAGGTGGACATGCCGGGGCACATGCAGGCGGCGATCGCCGCGTACCCGGAACTGGGCAACGGATTCCGCGGCGGCGTCCGGACCGCCTGGGGCATCTCCACGCACGTGCTCAACCTGGAACCGGCCACCCTGGACTTCTGCCGGCAGGTGCTCGACCACGTCTGCGACGTCTTCGACTCCCCGGTGATCGGGATCGGCGGCGACGAGTGCCCGGCCGACGAATGGCCCGGCGGACGGGAACTGCAGGTCGCGTTCACCGCCGAGATGGCCGCGCACCTGGACCGGCGCGGCCGCCGCCTCTACGGCTGGGACGAGATCCTGGCCGGTGGCGCGCCGCCCGGCGCGGTCGTCGCGGCGTGGCGCGGCGAGGAGCCGGCCGAGGTCGCCATCCGGGCCGGTCACCAGGTGGTCTGCTGCCCGGACGTGCGGCTCTACCTCGACTACCGCCAGTCGGACGACCCCGGCGAGCCCACCCCGGTGGGCACGCTGCTCACGCTCGAGGACGTCTACCGCTACGAGCCGCCGGACTCGCCGCTCGTGCTCGGCGCGCAGGCGAACCTCTGGACCGAGCACATGGAGTCGCTGCGCCGCGTGGAGTACATGGCGTTCCCCCGGCTCTGCGCGTTCGCCGAGGTCGTCTGGGGTCCGAAGGAGCGCGACCTCGCCGACTTCCTGGCCCGGCTGCCCGAGCACCTGAGCCGGCTCGACGCGATGGGCGTCAACTACCGGCCGCTGAGCGGCCCGCGCCCGGCCGACGCGCGGCCGGACGCCCCGGGCAACCCGCGGACCCTCGCCGACCGGCTCGCCGAGCTGCACGAGATGACCGCTGACCTGCGAGGCCCCGGCGATTCCGGACCTTAG
- a CDS encoding 2-phosphosulfolactate phosphatase: protein MTTDVFGQGDFGRRFDWGPGGAAAIAPGTAFVAVVDVLSFTTALTVAVEHGTAVLPYRWRDDSAAAAAARHRAELAVGRSAAGPGEISLSPATIVAAASRRRIERLVLPSPNGSTISAGLAAAGVTVVGVCLCNAAAAARWVREQAAGRPVAVVAAGERWPDGSLRPAVEDLWGAGAFLHFLTEPPTGGSAGERSTGLSPEARAAVAAYRAIAGDLPGAVLGVQPGAVLGVQPGAVLGVQPGAVPGVQPGAVPDVLPGVLPGAVPGDPAGVLAETASRRELIAGGYRSDVEVAAAAGASDVVPVLRDGWFREARS from the coding sequence GTGACTACTGATGTGTTCGGGCAGGGAGACTTCGGCCGCCGGTTCGACTGGGGGCCGGGCGGGGCGGCGGCGATCGCGCCGGGAACGGCATTCGTCGCGGTGGTGGACGTGCTGTCGTTCACGACCGCGCTCACGGTGGCGGTGGAGCACGGGACGGCTGTCCTGCCGTACCGCTGGCGCGACGACTCGGCGGCCGCGGCAGCCGCCCGCCATCGGGCCGAACTGGCGGTGGGCCGCTCCGCCGCCGGCCCCGGCGAGATCAGCCTCTCCCCGGCGACGATCGTGGCCGCCGCATCCCGCCGCCGGATCGAACGGCTGGTGCTGCCCTCACCGAACGGCTCCACGATCTCGGCAGGGCTGGCCGCCGCAGGTGTCACGGTGGTCGGCGTCTGCCTGTGCAACGCCGCCGCAGCGGCCCGCTGGGTGCGCGAGCAGGCGGCCGGCCGCCCGGTGGCAGTCGTCGCCGCCGGTGAACGGTGGCCGGACGGTTCGCTCCGCCCAGCGGTCGAAGACTTATGGGGCGCAGGCGCGTTCCTCCATTTCCTCACCGAGCCACCCACCGGTGGAAGTGCCGGCGAGCGCTCCACCGGATTGTCGCCGGAGGCCCGTGCCGCTGTCGCGGCCTACCGCGCGATAGCCGGTGATCTGCCGGGCGCAGTGCTGGGTGTTCAGCCGGGCGCAGTGCTGGGTGTTCAGCCGGGCGCAGTGCTGGGTGTTCAGCCGGGCGCAGTGCCGGGTGTTCAGCCGGGCGCAGTGCCGGACGTGCTGCCGGGTGTTCTGCCGGGCGCTGTGCCGGGCGATCCGGCCGGTGTTCTGGCGGAGACGGCTTCCAGGCGGGAGCTGATCGCCGGCGGCTATCGGTCCGACGTGGAGGTGGCCGCGGCTGCCGGGGCCAGCGATGTGGTGCCGGTTCTGCGCGACGGGTGGTTCCGCGAAGCCCGCTCCTGA
- the aspS gene encoding aspartate--tRNA ligase, producing the protein MIRTHDAGTLRASDAGTTVTLAGWVARRRDHGGVIFVDLRDASGVVQVVFREEDAHALRNEFCVKVVGEVNARPAGNENPELATGAIEVVASELVVLSEAAPLPLPIDDTITAADDLRLKYRYLDLRRSGPAKALRLRSRANQIAREVLHAHDFNEIETPTLTRSTPEGARDFLVPVRLQPGTWYALPQSPQLFKQLLMVAGMERYYQIARCYRDEDFRADRQPEFTQLDIEMSFVTQDDVIALGEEIVSKLWSELAGYQIPLPIPRITWTDAMNRYGSDKPDLRYSVELVELTGYLRGTSFRVFAGAIDAGGYVGAVVMPGGASQTRKELDGWQDWAKARGARGLAYVVLDAETGEARGPVAKNLSAEHLAGLADAVGAKPGDAIFFAAAAERREAQELLGAARIEIAKRANLIDESAWAFCWVVDAPMFEKTDEGGWTAVHHPFTSPNEEWEPRFEEAPDQALAYAYDIVCNGNEIGGGSVRIHRADVQSRVFDLLGITPEEAADKFGFLLEAFKYGPPPHAGIALGWDRTCMLLSGNESIREVIAFPKTRGGFDPLTTAPTPITAQQRLEAGIDAKPKAAAGTPGTDGQAAPVQHSN; encoded by the coding sequence GTGATCCGTACCCATGACGCCGGCACACTGCGCGCCAGTGACGCCGGCACGACGGTGACGCTCGCCGGGTGGGTCGCCCGCCGGCGCGACCACGGCGGTGTCATCTTCGTCGACCTCCGTGACGCCTCCGGCGTGGTCCAGGTCGTGTTCCGCGAGGAGGACGCGCACGCGCTGCGCAACGAGTTCTGCGTGAAGGTCGTCGGCGAGGTCAACGCCCGCCCGGCCGGCAACGAGAACCCGGAGCTGGCCACCGGTGCGATCGAGGTCGTCGCGAGCGAGCTGGTCGTTCTCTCCGAGGCGGCTCCGCTGCCGTTGCCGATCGACGACACCATCACCGCGGCCGACGACCTGCGTCTCAAGTACCGTTACCTCGACCTGCGGCGTTCCGGCCCGGCGAAGGCGCTGCGCCTGCGCAGCCGCGCCAACCAGATCGCGCGTGAGGTGCTGCACGCCCACGACTTCAACGAGATCGAGACGCCGACCCTGACCCGGTCGACGCCCGAGGGCGCCCGTGACTTCCTGGTCCCGGTCCGGCTCCAGCCCGGCACCTGGTACGCCCTGCCGCAGTCCCCGCAGCTCTTCAAGCAGCTGCTGATGGTCGCCGGTATGGAGCGTTACTACCAGATCGCCCGGTGTTACCGGGACGAGGATTTCCGTGCCGACCGACAGCCGGAGTTCACCCAGCTGGACATCGAGATGTCGTTCGTCACCCAGGACGACGTGATCGCGCTCGGCGAGGAGATCGTCTCCAAGCTGTGGAGCGAGCTCGCGGGTTACCAGATCCCGCTGCCGATCCCGCGGATCACCTGGACCGACGCGATGAACCGTTACGGCTCGGACAAGCCGGACCTGCGGTACTCCGTCGAGCTGGTGGAGCTCACCGGTTACCTCCGGGGGACCTCCTTCCGGGTCTTCGCCGGAGCGATCGACGCGGGCGGTTACGTCGGCGCGGTCGTCATGCCGGGTGGCGCGTCGCAGACCCGCAAGGAGCTGGACGGCTGGCAGGACTGGGCGAAGGCGCGCGGCGCCCGTGGCCTCGCCTACGTCGTGCTGGACGCGGAGACCGGTGAGGCCCGCGGCCCGGTCGCGAAGAACCTGTCCGCCGAGCACCTGGCCGGGCTGGCCGACGCGGTCGGCGCGAAGCCGGGCGACGCGATCTTCTTCGCGGCGGCGGCCGAGCGGCGTGAGGCCCAGGAACTGCTGGGCGCGGCTCGGATCGAGATCGCCAAGCGGGCGAACCTGATCGACGAGTCGGCCTGGGCGTTCTGCTGGGTCGTCGACGCTCCCATGTTCGAGAAGACCGACGAGGGCGGCTGGACGGCGGTGCACCACCCCTTCACCTCGCCGAACGAGGAGTGGGAGCCCCGTTTCGAGGAGGCGCCCGACCAGGCGCTCGCCTACGCCTACGACATCGTCTGCAACGGCAACGAGATCGGTGGCGGCTCGGTCCGTATTCACCGCGCCGACGTGCAGAGCCGGGTCTTCGACCTGCTCGGCATCACGCCGGAGGAGGCCGCGGACAAGTTCGGCTTCCTGCTCGAGGCCTTCAAGTACGGCCCGCCGCCGCACGCCGGCATCGCGCTCGGCTGGGACCGGACCTGCATGCTGCTCTCCGGCAACGAGTCGATCCGTGAGGTCATCGCCTTCCCGAAGACCCGTGGCGGTTTCGACCCGCTGACCACCGCGCCGACGCCGATCACCGCGCAGCAGCGCCTCGAAGCAGGCATCGACGCCAAGCCGAAGGCGGCGGCAGGCACGCCTGGCACGGACGGACAGGCCGCCCCGGTCCAGCACTCGAACTGA
- a CDS encoding carbohydrate ABC transporter permease has translation MKSVKTRAPLWLLLPAAVVLGGLFLYPMYQLGLLSVLDFTQAQVSGGQPSSFVGADNYTELFSDPRFWSVLGATVVFAAACVIATLAVGAGLAVLLTRISRVPRLLLSVAAMAAWAVPAVSGSTTWMFLFDTDLGFVNQLLGIEGFNWMYDRYTAFALVGAVVVWASFPFVMVTLYAGIEAIPKSVLEAASLDGASAWRTFWRIMVPILRPVLAIVVIQSIIWDFKVFTQIYVMTRGGGLAGQNLTLNVYAYQQAFASSEYSRGAAIGVVMMLILLAVTLLYLRTLRRSGEQL, from the coding sequence GTGAAGTCCGTCAAGACCCGGGCGCCACTGTGGCTGCTTCTGCCGGCCGCGGTGGTGCTCGGGGGCCTCTTCCTCTACCCGATGTACCAGCTCGGCCTGCTCTCGGTGCTCGACTTCACCCAGGCACAGGTCAGCGGTGGGCAGCCGTCGAGCTTCGTCGGCGCCGACAACTACACCGAGCTCTTCTCCGACCCGCGGTTCTGGTCGGTCCTCGGTGCCACCGTGGTGTTCGCGGCCGCCTGCGTGATCGCCACCCTGGCGGTCGGCGCCGGCCTCGCGGTGCTGCTCACCCGGATCAGCCGGGTGCCGCGGCTGCTGCTCTCGGTCGCCGCGATGGCGGCCTGGGCGGTGCCCGCGGTCTCCGGCTCGACCACCTGGATGTTCCTCTTCGACACCGACCTGGGTTTCGTGAACCAGCTGCTCGGGATCGAGGGCTTCAACTGGATGTACGACCGCTACACCGCGTTCGCCCTGGTCGGCGCCGTGGTGGTGTGGGCGTCGTTCCCGTTCGTCATGGTGACGCTCTACGCCGGCATCGAGGCCATCCCGAAGTCGGTGCTGGAGGCGGCGTCGCTGGACGGCGCCAGCGCGTGGCGCACGTTCTGGCGGATCATGGTGCCGATCCTGCGCCCGGTCCTGGCGATCGTGGTGATCCAGTCGATCATCTGGGACTTCAAGGTCTTCACCCAGATCTACGTGATGACCCGGGGCGGTGGCCTGGCCGGTCAGAATCTCACCCTCAACGTGTATGCGTACCAGCAGGCCTTCGCCTCCAGTGAGTACAGCCGGGGCGCCGCCATCGGCGTGGTGATGATGCTGATCCTGCTCGCGGTCACCCTCCTTTACCTCAGGACTCTGCGCCGATCGGGGGAGCAGCTATGA
- a CDS encoding alanine racemase, translating into MTVDWRSKGFWAPDEALPPVGESRPSIFGGGFTWPLLVVRRDAVQANIATMAAYCRRHGADFAPHAKTTMAPGLLEAQLRAGAWGMTVATPNQALVLRRLGVERVLIANEVLDPVALGWLARESAAGWEVYFQVDSVAGVTAAAATGGPLRILVELGHPGGRTGVRTLEGLAEVARAAASAPGLELAGVTGYEGQLHDQAEVDAYLDRLVDGVERLTKAGLLPERPIVSAGGSAWFDRVVDRFRRLAPGTRVILRSGASVTHDDGFYRERTPFVRVPGEGPLAAALEIWAQVLSAPEPGLAIAGMGKRDAPFDEGLPVPLEVRDAEGSLRAATGIRVDKLNDHHTYLAVDEVELVPGDLIRFGISHPCTAFDKWRDIPVVDEERRVVDVLHTYF; encoded by the coding sequence GTGACTGTGGACTGGCGTAGCAAGGGATTCTGGGCGCCGGACGAGGCTCTGCCACCGGTCGGGGAGAGCCGGCCCAGCATCTTCGGCGGCGGCTTCACCTGGCCGTTGCTGGTGGTGCGACGTGACGCCGTGCAGGCGAACATCGCGACGATGGCCGCGTACTGCCGGCGGCACGGCGCGGACTTCGCCCCGCACGCCAAGACCACCATGGCGCCCGGCCTGCTCGAAGCCCAGCTGCGGGCCGGAGCGTGGGGGATGACCGTGGCCACGCCCAACCAGGCGCTGGTCCTGCGGCGGCTCGGCGTCGAACGGGTGCTGATCGCCAACGAGGTTCTCGACCCGGTGGCGCTGGGCTGGCTGGCACGGGAGTCGGCGGCCGGCTGGGAGGTGTACTTCCAGGTCGACTCGGTCGCCGGGGTCACGGCGGCGGCGGCCACCGGCGGTCCACTGCGGATCCTGGTCGAGCTCGGGCACCCTGGTGGGCGTACCGGGGTTCGTACCCTCGAAGGGCTTGCGGAAGTGGCCCGGGCCGCGGCTTCGGCGCCGGGTCTGGAACTCGCCGGAGTCACCGGGTACGAAGGGCAACTCCACGACCAGGCCGAAGTGGACGCCTACCTGGACCGGCTCGTCGACGGCGTCGAGCGGCTCACCAAGGCCGGGCTGCTGCCGGAGCGACCCATCGTGTCGGCCGGCGGCAGCGCGTGGTTCGACCGGGTCGTCGACCGATTCCGCCGGCTCGCCCCCGGCACGCGGGTGATCCTGCGCTCCGGCGCGTCGGTCACCCACGACGACGGGTTCTACCGGGAGCGCACGCCGTTCGTCCGGGTGCCGGGGGAGGGGCCGCTCGCGGCGGCGCTGGAGATCTGGGCGCAGGTGCTGTCGGCGCCGGAGCCGGGCCTCGCCATCGCCGGGATGGGAAAGCGGGACGCGCCGTTCGACGAAGGGCTGCCGGTGCCGCTGGAGGTCCGTGACGCGGAGGGCTCGTTGAGGGCGGCGACCGGCATCCGGGTCGACAAGCTCAACGACCATCACACGTATCTGGCGGTCGACGAGGTGGAATTGGTCCCGGGTGATCTGATCCGGTTCGGCATCTCCCATCCGTGTACGGCGTTCGACAAGTGGCGCGACATCCCGGTGGTTGATGAGGAGCGTCGTGTGGTGGACGTTTTGCACACGTATTTCTGA